GCTGTCCCATCTGTATGGCACCGTTCTCAGTCAGCACTTGCCCTGGTGCTACCTTGCCAGCTGAATACAATTGCGACGTCAGTTCAGGATTGGCGTCAAAACTGACTAACTTGGTGTCTACTGCCACGTCATTAATCGCTAATTGACCTTGGTCGTAAGTGACCGTATCACCTGGCAGACCGATCAAACGCTTAATATAATAAATGCTCGGGTTTTCAGGATAACGGAATACCACCACGTCACCATGCTCGGGCGAGCCCGTATCCAATACCTTATTATAGGTGAGCGGTAGACGCACACCATAAGCATATTTATTGACCGCAATAAAGTCGCCAGTATATAAGGTTGGCACCATAGATGATGACGGGATATTAAACGGCTCAATCAAAAATGAGCGTACTATTAATACCACTGCCAGTACCGGGAAAAAGTCATAAGCCCAACGTACCAACATGCTCTCTTTACCAAATCCGCGGGTTTTCCGCTGTTTGAACGCTAACTTATCTAATAGCCAAATCAGACCTAACCCTAGGGTTAACGGCACTAAAATTAAATTAAAATCAAAATCCATACTAGATTGCCTATTAGAGAGCTGCTTATCTGACCGTTTTCATTTATAAGACTAGCAATGGTTATTTACTACCTTCAGCAATTAATTGCCTCAATAGCGATTGGTCTCAATCGTTATTGAGGTGCTTAATTACCAACTGAAACAGCAATTATTTAATCTACTTGTAATACCGCTAAGAAGGCTTCTTGTGGAATCTCCACATTACCGACTTGTTTCATGCGTTTTTTACCGGCTTTTTGCTTAGACAATAATTTCTTTTTACGAGAAACATCACCACCATAGCATTTGGCCAGTACGTCTTTACGCATGGCCTTAACCGTACTACGCCCGATGATTTGGCTACCAATAGCAGCCTGAATCGCCACGTCAAACATCTGTCTTGGAATCAGCTCTTTCATCTTACCAACCAGCGCATTACCACGGTAACGAGATTGTGCTTCATGAACAATCATGGCTAAGGCATCCACTTTATCACCGTTAATAAGCACATCAACTTTGACTAATTTGTCTGCTTGATAACGCTCAAAATTATAATCAAGCGAGGCAAAGCCGCGTGAGACTGATTTTAGGCGATCAAAGAAATCCATCACAACCTCGCCCATTGGAATATCAAATATCAGCTGAACTTGTCTGCCCATAAAGCGCATATCGACTTGTACACCGCGGCGTTCAATGCATAGAGTCATGACGTTGCCCAAGTAATCTTGCGGCACCAAGATCTGACAACGGGCTATCGGTTCACGAAACTCTTCAATATTATTTGGCTCAGGCAATCTTGACGGGTTATCAACGTAAATAATTGTGCCATCTTTCTTCATGATCTCGTAAATAACTGATGGCGCAGTAGTGATCAAGTCCAAGTTGTATTCACGCTCTAGGCGCTCTTGGATGATCTCCATGTGCAGCATACCTAAGAAGCCGCAGCGAAAGCCAAAACCAAGGGCGTCTGAGGTATCTGGCTCAAAAAATAACGACGCATCATTAATTTGTAATTTCTGTAGTGCCTCACGGAACTTTTCAAAGTCCGTAGATTCTACTGGGAACATGCCCGCATACACCTGCGGGGTGATCTGTTTGAACCCAGGAATACGATCGACATCAGGCGTCTTAGCATGAGTAATCGTGTCACCAACCGGTGCACCAGCAATATCTTTAATACCAGCGATGATAAAACCCACTTCACCCGCTTCCAAAATACCCGTATCTAAAGGCTTCGGGGTAAAGACCCCGATCGAGCCTACCAGATGCGCTTCTTTGGTTGACTTGATATAAAGTTTGTCACCTTTTTTTATTGTACCTTGGCGCACACGCACTAAGGACACCACGCCCAAGTAATTATCGAACCAGGAGTCAATGATGAGCGCTTGTAGTGGCGCTTCACGATCTCCTGTTGGTGCAGGAATAAATTCAACTATGGCTTCCAGTAACTTATCAACACCCAGACCAGATTTGGCGGAGACGCGCGGCGCATCAACGGCATCAATACCAATGATATCTTCAATCTCTTGAATCACACGTTCAGGCTCTACTTGTGGCAAGTCGATCTTATTAAGGACCGCCATTACCTCCAAGCCTTGATCAACTGCGGTATAACAGTTAGCAACGGATTGTGCTTCCACACCCTGCGCCGCATCGACCACCAATAAGGCACCTTCACAAGCCGCTAATGAACGCGAGACTTCATAAGAAAAATCCACGTGCCCTGGAGTATCAATAAAGTTGAGCTGATAGCGCTCTCCATTGGGGTGTTCGTAGAATAAGGTTACTGATTGCGCCTTGATGGTGATGCCGCGCTCACGCTCAATATCCATGGAGTCGAGTACTTGCGCCTGCATTTCACGATCTTGCAGCGCGCCGCACATTTGAATAAAACGATCAGCAAGGGTCGACTTGCCATGATCAATGTGGGCAATGATAGAGAAGTTACGAATATTGGCTAATGCAGTCACAAAGCGCCTACTAAATAGAGGATAAGGGGATAGTTATTGAAAATAATATTTAATAATATCGGCGGTCGCAAGTATGGCGCTAGCACTCGATGGCATGAGGCCTAATAAATCAGCATTAATGTTCCATCGGCGATAAGGTCACTCAACGTTGCGCGCAAACATATACAGGTATTCTAGCAGTTTTCTACTGTAAAGTAAGGCGATTTTATCAGCAAGCGTTTGATTTATAAGTGAGGATCGCTGAGCTTATCAATGAAGAGGACTTAGTCTGCGGTTATATGAGATACCAATGGTGAGATACCAATGGCTAAATAACGATTAATAGCAAGGTTCTTGAGCGTTAACTATTCAACAGACAAAAAAAAACCAATCACGGAGGATTGGAATTTTAAATTTGAACAACTACAGATAAATGGTGGCGATGAAGAGACTTGAACTCTTGACCTCACGATTATGAGTCATGCGCTCTAACCAGCTGAGCTACATCGCCATTTAAGGCTCGGTATTATGCCCAAGCAGGAGACTGACGTCAACCCTTAAGCAGAATTTTTTTGCAAATAAATGGTTTTATAATAAAAATAAAGCCATTTGTTAAAACAATACGCACTTATTATCGTTTTAACGCTTAAAATCCTAAAGTTTCAAATAGTCTAGCTTGAAAGCTTATAACTTAAACGATAAAAAAAGGTTTGGTAAACCGATAAGCCGGGTTCTGTCGTGGACAATCATTCCTCTAGGCGTATCATCGCTAATACGCTCAAGCAACCTACCCGCATCGAACGCGGGCCGCGCCATGCCGATGCCTATTTGGTCTTGCTACGCGTGGAGTTTACCATGCCGTGAACTGTTGCCAGCCACGCGGTGCGCTCTTACCGCACCCTTTCACCCTTACCGATGACATGAATATCTTGCGATACTCACATAAGCCAAAGGCGGTCTACTCTCTGCTGCACTGGTCGTCAAGTTACCCTGCCCAGCCGTTAGCTGGCACGCTGCCCTATGTAGCCCGGACTTTCCTCCCCTGCTCATCTGTTGCCAGTGTGCAGCGGCGATTGCCTAGTCTACCAAGCGCGCTAGTATAACAAACCTACTGGTTGATTGGGGAAGTCTTTTTGGCTTATTTTTATTGTCAAAAACACTGAAGAAATTTATAGGCTGTTTAAAGTGAATCATTGGTGCCATTAGAACCGTTCAGCTAGCAAAAATGTTCTTACTTCCTATTAATAAGCGTGACAGAGGCTGCGAAATTTTCCGCCCGCTACCCTATATTTTAAAAGATAAGATGTAAGTCATTATTATTTTAAAAAGTTTTTGGGCAGAACGACATCTGTATTATTAAGATCATCATCCTTTTGCACTACCAAACGTAGCCAATGCGTATTTGGATAATTTTTCTGAAGATAGTGGTGCAAAAACTCGATGGTGCTATTAGCAATTTCGGTATCTGTGCTGGTACTGGCATCTTCATCATGAATATGATTATAAATCACGCTATGGACGGTTAGGCCCCGTGATTTTATCGCTTCCAAACTTAATAAGGTATGATTGATACTGCCCAAGCAACCGGAGGTGACTAGAATGATAGGATAACCTTGGGCGGCAATATAATCTAAGGTTAATAAATCTGCAGTTATCGGCACCAGTAACCCGCCTGCCCCTTCTAGTAGCACCACCTCATAATCCGCTTGCAAACGCTGAGTGCCATTGGTAATGACCTCGGGGTTAAGAACCTCGTTAGCAAGCTTAGCCGATAAATGCGGTGACGCGGGCTTCTGATAACGATAAGGGCAAGTCGTATAATCAAGGTCACATGGCTGTAGCGCTATGTCCATCAATGTACGATGAGTGATGATATCATCAGCAATACCCATCTCGCCGCTATCTGGATCTATCGCCACACCTGTTTGTACTAACTTTTGGGTAATAACATTGATGCCTTGCTGCAATAATGCTTTAGCAATTAATCCAGTAGCATAGGTTTTGCCAATGTCGGTATCGATACCGGAGATAAATAGCACGCTCATAACTGACCTTATGACAAAAAATTGCTAGCTAATAAAATCAAAAACGATTGTTAGGCTTCACTGTGTAAAGCTGGGTTCGAAGTTTGCGCTAAATAAATGCTGACGACTTTTAACAAGGCTTGGCATAAAGTTGCAAGCTCGCTATCAGTAATGATATATGGCGGCATGATATAAACCAATTTGCCAAATGGTCTGACCCAAATGCCATTATCAATTAGCAACGATTGAAAGGTAGGCATATCAACCGCGTCATCCATCTCAATCACTGCTACTGCACCCAAACAGCGTACTTCTTTAACGCCATCTAACTTAGCAGCTGGTACGAGTTGCTGTTCCATAACCGCTTGCATATGTGCGACTCGTACTGGAATATCATAAGACACTATCAGATCAACCGACGCACAAGCGACTGCACAAGCTAGCGGATTGCCCATAAAGGTCGGGCCATGCATCAATGCCGGATAGTCACTTTGGCTAATCGTATCAGCAATTTTGCGCGTACATAAGGTCGCGGCAAAAGTCATATAGCCACCGGTCAACGCCTTACCAATAGTCATAATGTCAGGGCTAATATCGGCATGCTCACACGCAAATAACTTGCCACTGCGACCAAAGCCAGTCGCGATTTCATCGGCAATCAATACCACGTCATGCTGATCACACAGTTGGCGTAACAGCTGTAAATACTCAGGACTATAAAAGCGCATACCACCTGCACCTTGAATAATTGGCTCGATAATAAAGCCTGCCAGCTGGTGGCAGTTCTTATCAAAAAACACGGTTAACTCATCGCGCTCATCGTCCGTCAAGGTACGCTCAAAGCCTAATGGCGGTGCGGACACGAAATGCTGCATAGGCAATTGATTGCCATATAAACTGTGCATGCCCGCGACCGGATCACAGACACTCATCGCATGCCAAGTATCACCATAGTAGCCTGAATGGGTGGATGCAAATTGCCGCTTGTTTGGCCGCTGAGCCGCAACTTGATACTGCAGCGCCATCTTAAGTGCCACTTCCACCGCGATGCTGCCACTATCAGCATAAAAGATCGCATCAAGTCCAGCAGGAACGATTGACAGCAGTTTTTTGCCTAAATCTATCGCTGGTTGATGGGTCAAACCACCGAACATGACATGCGCCATTTTGCCCAGTTGTTCAATAATTGCCGCATTTAGCTTTGGATGGTTGTAGCCATGCACGCTTGCCCACCACGACGACATACCATCAATCAGACGCGTGCCATCTTGAGTGACAATATAGATGCCATCAGCATGATCAATAACGATATTGGGATAAGTGGGTGGCAAGCTAGCGTAGGGATGCCAGAGATGTTGGTGGTCGAAGTCACTTGTTGAGCTGTCTGTATTGATAGTCATAGTGTGATCCCTAAAATGTCAGCTTTGTAGCAATTCCAAAAAAAGACTACTATTATGAGACGCGCCAAACCTATAAAAATAGGACTTACACGGCTCTTGCTAGTGAGCTTTTATTTTTAAAAACACTATTAATATGAGTGGTGGTTAGAGGCGAGTGCTCGCTTTTAATGATGATATTGCACAGTGAGCTATTGACCAGTAATACGCTTGTATTTAGACATCAAATCGCTCTGTGTTTCGACATAATTGGGGTCATGAGGAATGCAGTCAATGGGACAAATGACGACGCATTGCGGCTCGTCAAAATGCCCGACACATTCGGTGCACAAGTTGGGGTCGATAACATAAATATCATCCCCTTCTGAGATGGCATCATTTGGACAAGCAGGCTCACACACATCACAATTGATGCATTCGTCAGTGATTAACAGCGCCATAAACTGCTCCTTATTATTCTACTAACAGCTGAGTTTTCTCAACTGAATGATTGAGCACATAACGGTTGCTAGTACTCATTAACCTTTAAAATTTGGGTGCTTGAACGTTTACTTTATTTAATATTTAGCTTGTTGGTGAAAGCTTCTGCAACACAATCAGGAACAAACTTAGTGACATCACCGCCAAGTCTGGCTATTTCGCGAATCATAGTTGAAGATATAAATGAATAGTTCTGAGATGGGGTCAAAAATACTGCTTCAAAATTTTCATCGAGCTCGCGGTTCATATTGGCCAGTTGAAACTCATACTCAAAGTCTGACATCGCCCGTAAACCACGTAGCACAGCAGTAGCATTTTTTTCACGCATAAAATCTACTAACAGACCTTCAAAACCTATCACTGATACTTGCGGCAAGCCAGAAAATACCGTCTCTACTAATGCTACCCGTTCTTCGAAGTCAAATAAAGGCTTTTTGTGGTGGCCTGAAGCCACAGCAATAACCACTTCATCAAACAGCTTTACAGCGCGTGTGACTAAGTCCACATGACCATTAGTAATGGGGTCAAAGGTACCAGGATACAATATTTTGGTATGCAATTTTGAAGAAGTCGCAGGAAGGCTCATAGCGGTGCTAATTTGGTCGTTAATATTACCGACTATGCTAGCAAATTTTGTCTAAATTTAACACTTATCTACCATTTAAAGTTGTCCATTGGCCCTCGATATTATTTAGTGACCTTCATTACTTGTGAAATTTAGTAGCAAGAACTTGTGCCTACTACTCATAAATACTCAAAGTTGCTCATTTATTTATGCTAAATTGCTAATATTAGTGACATTTTTAATAGCAACGCAGCCGCTACATTTGTTATAACAGCCCACTTACATTTTCGCTGTAGGCTTTGCTACAATAGGCGGTTCGACTCATCTAGTATTTATGGTCCGAACCCGACAGTTGGGTTGGGCTATATAGTAAAGCAAATATTAATCTGTTATGAGCAAGACGAGAGAAAATGGTACGCCAACTTATGATAATAGTTACATTTTATAATAGTAGGTGCATTATGCGAGTCTGACACCATAGCTGATTGGTAGTTGATTTAGGATAAGATGAGGAACTGGTCAGACGAGGACACCACGTCTAGAAAGAGGTAGCCATGTCAAAAAAATCAAGAAAGCCTGACAATCAAATCTGTGCAAACAAAAAGGCTCGCCACGAATACTTTATTGAAGAATCCTTTGAAGCAGGAGTGGCATTACAAGGTTGGGAAGTAAAAGCCATTCGTGCCGGAAAAATGACCATTACCGAAGCCTATGTCATTTTCCGTAACGGAGAAGCCTTTTTATTCGGGTCACATATTCAACCGCTGTTAAGTAGCTCGACGCATGTCAGTCCTGATAGTATCCGTACGCGCAAGCTGCTGCTTAATCGCCGAGAAATCGAAAAGCTATTTGGTGCGGTCAATCAAAAAGGTTATTCCTGCGTACCGTTGTCTTGCTACTGGAAGAACTCATTAGTTAAATGCCAAATTGGGCTAGCATTAGGTAAAAAGCAGCATGACAAACGCAAGACCTTAAAGGATCGTGATTGGGAACGTGACAAGCAGCGCGGCTTTAAGCAGCATTTGGACTAGCCGTTTTTAGAATATAGTTAATGAAAAGTAATATCGATATATAACCTACTGCTGGCATAAGTTTTTCTTGCTTGCTGTGCCTACGCAGACAGAGGCTGCAAAAAGCGTATACCAGCAGTACCGAAGCGTTTTTAAGGTATTTTAACTATAGTGGTTTTAATTTAAAATCACCCTGGTTAATGCGGGGCAAAAGGGACGATTCAAGCTATTTATTGAATCGTCCCTTTTTTATTGTCTTTTAATTGATCAGTTTGGCTGAATAGTTTTAACGCTAAGCTTTTTGTCTATTTAGATGCTGTTTTTGTTTAGGTGCCATTTTTATTTATATACAGGTCATTCAGGTATTTGGCTATTTAACTTTCTAATAGTTTAACTTTCTAGTAGTTTAACTTCCTAACTATTTAAAACTGTTCTTGCCTCTTTACGAGAGCGGCGTAGTTGCCGGACTCCATGTGCAATTAAAAAGGCAATGCCTAACCAAATCAACCCATAGCTGTAGATCATCGCCGACTCAAACGGGTTGCCCAATATGGTAACTGCTAAAATAAACAACAAGGCGGGCTCTAAATAACTCATCATACCGTAGACGTTGACTGGCAGCATTTGACTGGCATCAATATTGGTTTTCATAGCCAGTACGCTCAGTACCCCAAGGCCTATCAACATGATGATGAAGAATCCAGAACCGGCCACCATGGTCAAATTGCTTGGCGCTATTAGATACAAATACCCAAGCGCAAACGGGGCAAATAAAGTCAAATCCACCAGCATGCCAGTGATGGCATCAATCCCTTGCAGGCGTCGCAGGATATAATATATTGGATAGGTACCACACACCCATAAGGTCGCCCAGGATACACTTTGGGTACGAATAATTTCACTGCCCACCCCTACCGCTGCAAATGCTACCGCAAGCCATTGTAGCCGGCTGAGCTTTTCACCGAATAATACACAACCGAACACCACCATCATCAAGGGAAATAAAAAATATCCCATCGCAGTCTGTACGCCTTGACCATTGACTGGTGCCCACATAAATAGCCACAATTGACTTAAAAATATCGGTGTCGGTAGCAGTAACCATGCCCACTGCTTGACTGACCGTAAGGCTCGTAGCTTATCAATATGTAAGTTTAGGCGACCACTGAGCAGTAAATATCCTATCAATACTGCCCACATGGCTAGCATGCGCCAAATAAATACTTGTGTACCTGATAAGGGCGCAAGAAGACTACTGTAGGCATAAAGCACGCCAAACAAAATATTGGACACGATAGCAAACACTACCCCTAATATTAAAGTACGCTGTTGCGGACTACCGCTCGTCCAAATGGCAGGTAATAACCACCGTGACAAAGTGGACGCTACCATATTAGATAGGATTGACGTAGACATATAGAGCACCATAAATTGAGATACAAATAAAAAGAGACTATTACCAGCTTTGATTTTATATTTGTTAACTGATAAGATTAATTTTACAAGGATATAGTGAAAAAATATCTCAATATTATCTTAATTATGATTTTATTTATCTAAAAATAGGGTATTAATAGATTTATTTATTAAATTTTAAATTATTATGATAATAAAGCTATATTCTCTCGATACTGTGCACTTTTTCATTGAGAATATCAGCCCTTATTAAAAATTTTATCTAAGAGGACATACGCTTATGAGTCAGCTTTTAGACAATACTGATAAAGCCATTTTGAACTTACTACAAGACGATGCGACACTACCACTAAAAACGGTGGCGGAACACGCTCATGTGTCTATCGCCACTGCTCAGCGCCGAATTCAAGCACTGATAGATAATGGCGTGATTACCAAGCAAGTGGCTATTGTCAATCCTGATAAAGTTGGCTACGGTCTAACAGTGGTGGTAATGATAGAGATGGAGCGCTCCAATAACTCGATGCAGCATCGATTTGAGCGCTTAATGGACGCGCAGTCGCGAGTGATGAGCTGCTATGAAGTATCGGGCGACTTTGCTTTTATGTTGATGGTCAACGCTAGAAATATGAGCGACTATCATCAGTTCACGCGCAGCTTGCTGACTTATGAGAACAATGTGCGCAATTTTAAAAGTCAATTTGTGATGAACTTTACTAAAAGTGGTACCAAGATTTTGTTAGATTAATAGCTATAATCAGTTCACAATAAAAGGAATATTCTTATAGCAAGGCGCTACTGATATAAATTTTTCTGGCGTGCTGTTCGCAAGCATGACGGAGGCTACAAAAATTCATTTCAATAGCTCAGTAACCTTGAGTCGTTTTTAAACGGGATTAACTATATCAATCGTTATTGAAAAGTGAATAACTTTTCTACTTCTCGGGAGCCGCAAGATAAAGAAGATAAGGAATAGCAAAAACTAAAGAGAGGAACCCATATACGAACAGAATGGATAAAAATGTGCCAATGTGCATGCCTGCCCTATTCATATTCGACAAATATTCAAAGATGAGCAAAGCAATTCCCATTATAGGAACTGACATAGCGATTATCAGATGTTTAGTAGTAAAAGATTTGTTGCGGTAATAGCCTTTGTTGTGAAAATAGACAGTCGCTATTAAATGAACCAGCAGGACTGGCACTACGATATAAAAAATATAAGATACAGTCATCAACCCATTTGATAGGTTCATGTCTATAGCATTCGCTGATAGTGGAATCAGAAAAAATAGTGCAAAGGCTATCATTCGATTAGACATTTTCACTCCTAGATAATGTTGTTCTTACAAAATCCTATTTTTAGATGAAAATATGATGAACCTGGCGCTTTGGATCAAAAGCCAAGACTACCGAGCTGATCAAGTTCAAGCATTTTATCCAAGTCTTATGGTGACTGCCACTACTATGTATCATACCCATAAATATCCGCTACATAAGGACCCGCTACACAACGCTTTCTTACGCTATCATGATCCCAAAAACTGAGTGCTATTACCTGAAGCACTTAAGAGCATGAGACGTAGCGACTTTATTGGCAAAGGTCGTGGCTGTTTGATACCAGCATTTAACGCTAATTTAGAAGGCCGTGATGCCGCGCAGGACAGCTATCAGTCGGCACGTAAAAAATATTTATACCAGTGGCACATTGCTATACACGACCCTCTTTTATTGTGAACTGACTATCAGTAACCAAGCTGATAACTAGAGCACAGGTATGGAACAATTTCTAACATTATCAAGCTTTGGTTTTCGCTACCATAGCCGCTGCATACTTAA
The sequence above is a segment of the Psychrobacter sp. PL19 genome. Coding sequences within it:
- the bioA gene encoding adenosylmethionine--8-amino-7-oxononanoate transaminase; its protein translation is MTINTDSSTSDFDHQHLWHPYASLPPTYPNIVIDHADGIYIVTQDGTRLIDGMSSWWASVHGYNHPKLNAAIIEQLGKMAHVMFGGLTHQPAIDLGKKLLSIVPAGLDAIFYADSGSIAVEVALKMALQYQVAAQRPNKRQFASTHSGYYGDTWHAMSVCDPVAGMHSLYGNQLPMQHFVSAPPLGFERTLTDDERDELTVFFDKNCHQLAGFIIEPIIQGAGGMRFYSPEYLQLLRQLCDQHDVVLIADEIATGFGRSGKLFACEHADISPDIMTIGKALTGGYMTFAATLCTRKIADTISQSDYPALMHGPTFMGNPLACAVACASVDLIVSYDIPVRVAHMQAVMEQQLVPAAKLDGVKEVRCLGAVAVIEMDDAVDMPTFQSLLIDNGIWVRPFGKLVYIMPPYIITDSELATLCQALLKVVSIYLAQTSNPALHSEA
- a CDS encoding Lrp/AsnC family transcriptional regulator yields the protein MSQLLDNTDKAILNLLQDDATLPLKTVAEHAHVSIATAQRRIQALIDNGVITKQVAIVNPDKVGYGLTVVVMIEMERSNNSMQHRFERLMDAQSRVMSCYEVSGDFAFMLMVNARNMSDYHQFTRSLLTYENNVRNFKSQFVMNFTKSGTKILLD
- a CDS encoding YfhL family 4Fe-4S dicluster ferredoxin, yielding MALLITDECINCDVCEPACPNDAISEGDDIYVIDPNLCTECVGHFDEPQCVVICPIDCIPHDPNYVETQSDLMSKYKRITGQ
- the smpB gene encoding SsrA-binding protein SmpB, translated to MSKKSRKPDNQICANKKARHEYFIEESFEAGVALQGWEVKAIRAGKMTITEAYVIFRNGEAFLFGSHIQPLLSSSTHVSPDSIRTRKLLLNRREIEKLFGAVNQKGYSCVPLSCYWKNSLVKCQIGLALGKKQHDKRKTLKDRDWERDKQRGFKQHLD
- the lepA gene encoding translation elongation factor 4, with product MTALANIRNFSIIAHIDHGKSTLADRFIQMCGALQDREMQAQVLDSMDIERERGITIKAQSVTLFYEHPNGERYQLNFIDTPGHVDFSYEVSRSLAACEGALLVVDAAQGVEAQSVANCYTAVDQGLEVMAVLNKIDLPQVEPERVIQEIEDIIGIDAVDAPRVSAKSGLGVDKLLEAIVEFIPAPTGDREAPLQALIIDSWFDNYLGVVSLVRVRQGTIKKGDKLYIKSTKEAHLVGSIGVFTPKPLDTGILEAGEVGFIIAGIKDIAGAPVGDTITHAKTPDVDRIPGFKQITPQVYAGMFPVESTDFEKFREALQKLQINDASLFFEPDTSDALGFGFRCGFLGMLHMEIIQERLEREYNLDLITTAPSVIYEIMKKDGTIIYVDNPSRLPEPNNIEEFREPIARCQILVPQDYLGNVMTLCIERRGVQVDMRFMGRQVQLIFDIPMGEVVMDFFDRLKSVSRGFASLDYNFERYQADKLVKVDVLINGDKVDALAMIVHEAQSRYRGNALVGKMKELIPRQMFDVAIQAAIGSQIIGRSTVKAMRKDVLAKCYGGDVSRKKKLLSKQKAGKKRMKQVGNVEIPQEAFLAVLQVD
- the rarD gene encoding EamA family transporter RarD, which produces MSTSILSNMVASTLSRWLLPAIWTSGSPQQRTLILGVVFAIVSNILFGVLYAYSSLLAPLSGTQVFIWRMLAMWAVLIGYLLLSGRLNLHIDKLRALRSVKQWAWLLLPTPIFLSQLWLFMWAPVNGQGVQTAMGYFLFPLMMVVFGCVLFGEKLSRLQWLAVAFAAVGVGSEIIRTQSVSWATLWVCGTYPIYYILRRLQGIDAITGMLVDLTLFAPFALGYLYLIAPSNLTMVAGSGFFIIMLIGLGVLSVLAMKTNIDASQMLPVNVYGMMSYLEPALLFILAVTILGNPFESAMIYSYGLIWLGIAFLIAHGVRQLRRSRKEARTVLNS
- the lepB gene encoding signal peptidase I, translated to MDFDFNLILVPLTLGLGLIWLLDKLAFKQRKTRGFGKESMLVRWAYDFFPVLAVVLIVRSFLIEPFNIPSSSMVPTLYTGDFIAVNKYAYGVRLPLTYNKVLDTGSPEHGDVVVFRYPENPSIYYIKRLIGLPGDTVTYDQGQLAINDVAVDTKLVSFDANPELTSQLYSAGKVAPGQVLTENGAIQMGQQEEDEAQYFQEIQGEHDHLVRYLLDMNSSQYAPFLQQQSPEVISSEGKKWRITVPEGQYFVMGDNRDRSADGRFWGFVPDENLAGKAVYIWMHKPPGLNLPTFSRNGSID
- the coaD gene encoding pantetheine-phosphate adenylyltransferase; translation: MSLPATSSKLHTKILYPGTFDPITNGHVDLVTRAVKLFDEVVIAVASGHHKKPLFDFEERVALVETVFSGLPQVSVIGFEGLLVDFMREKNATAVLRGLRAMSDFEYEFQLANMNRELDENFEAVFLTPSQNYSFISSTMIREIARLGGDVTKFVPDCVAEAFTNKLNIK
- the bioD gene encoding dethiobiotin synthase, translating into MSVLFISGIDTDIGKTYATGLIAKALLQQGINVITQKLVQTGVAIDPDSGEMGIADDIITHRTLMDIALQPCDLDYTTCPYRYQKPASPHLSAKLANEVLNPEVITNGTQRLQADYEVVLLEGAGGLLVPITADLLTLDYIAAQGYPIILVTSGCLGSINHTLLSLEAIKSRGLTVHSVIYNHIHDEDASTSTDTEIANSTIEFLHHYLQKNYPNTHWLRLVVQKDDDLNNTDVVLPKNFLK